A genomic segment from Propioniciclava sp. MC1595 encodes:
- a CDS encoding LacI family DNA-binding transcriptional regulator translates to MDDVRARTTLEDVARVAGVSRATASRAVRGGELVSPVALEAVRRAVEQLGYVPNPAARSLVTRQTDTLAVVVPEDDARVFSDPFIAQAIGGVAEALAHTPKQLVLLMRARGQENERLLPYLRGGHVDGIVVLSHHRDDHLERELAALHLPLAFIGRPLEPQLAVPYVDVDNVAGGRLAAEHLLAAGARRLATISGPLDMPAAVDRLTGWTEALARGGVTEVARYEGDFTLVRGEELGARLLAEHPEVDGVFAANDLTAAGVLNAARAAGRSVPRTLRLVGYDDTQLGLTTHPQLTTITNPGRDLARRATRMVLDQLAGQPAPSPIIITPVLVERASG, encoded by the coding sequence GTGGACGACGTGCGGGCACGCACCACGTTGGAGGACGTCGCGCGCGTGGCGGGGGTGTCCCGCGCCACGGCGTCCCGGGCCGTGCGCGGCGGCGAGCTGGTGAGCCCCGTCGCCCTCGAGGCGGTGCGCCGGGCGGTCGAGCAGCTCGGGTACGTGCCCAACCCGGCCGCCCGCAGCCTCGTCACCCGGCAGACCGACACCCTGGCCGTGGTCGTCCCCGAGGACGACGCCCGCGTGTTCTCCGACCCCTTCATCGCGCAGGCCATCGGCGGGGTCGCCGAGGCGCTGGCCCACACCCCGAAGCAGCTCGTCCTGCTCATGCGCGCCCGCGGCCAGGAGAACGAGCGGCTGCTGCCCTACCTGCGCGGCGGGCATGTCGACGGGATCGTGGTGCTCTCCCACCACCGCGACGACCACCTCGAACGCGAACTCGCCGCCTTGCACCTGCCGCTCGCCTTCATCGGACGTCCCCTTGAGCCCCAGCTGGCCGTGCCGTACGTCGACGTCGACAACGTCGCCGGCGGACGCCTCGCCGCCGAGCACCTGCTCGCCGCGGGCGCGCGCAGGCTGGCGACCATCAGTGGCCCGCTGGACATGCCAGCCGCTGTCGACCGCCTCACCGGGTGGACGGAGGCCTTGGCGCGCGGCGGCGTCACCGAGGTCGCCCGGTACGAGGGCGACTTCACCCTGGTGCGCGGCGAGGAACTCGGCGCGCGGCTGCTGGCCGAACACCCGGAGGTGGACGGCGTCTTCGCCGCCAACGACCTCACCGCCGCCGGCGTACTGAACGCGGCCCGCGCCGCCGGGCGCTCGGTCCCCAGGACCCTGCGCCTGGTCGGGTACGACGACACCCAGCTCGGCCTGACGACCCACCCGCAGCTCACCACGATCACCAACCCCGGGCGCGACCTCGCCCGCCGGGCCACGCGCATGGTGCTCGACCAGCTCGCCGGGCAGCCCGCGCCGTCTCCGATCATCATCACGCCCGTCCTCGTGGAGCGTGCCTCCGGCTGA
- a CDS encoding glycoside hydrolase family 1 protein, which translates to MTELTFPPSFSWGTATAAYQIEGARHEGGRRDSIWDTFAHTPGAVVNGDTGDVTCDHYHRMPSDVALMASLGLDTYRFSVSWARVCPDGRTPNPEGLDFYDRLVDELVGRGIRPWLTLYHWDLPQALQDRGGWTNRDTASAFADYAGAVLDRLGDRVPVWTTLNEPWCSSFLSYAAGEHAPGHTSPTEAVDAAHHLLLGHGLAVQRIRADRPDVTVGITTNHTVADPADPSNPADVDSARRIDGAFNRVFLDPLFRGEYPADVLEDMAEAGLGRAARDGDFAVISSPIDVLGVNYYNGVAVAGAVPGDESPLVFAGPGGLPRRSPYVGSERVRFVPRGLPVTAMGWEVQPEGLTRLLVRLHEEYTGPAGVRLHVTENGAAYDDVPDAAGFVDDTHTRLAYVRDHLAAVHAAIEAGAAVDGYMVWSMLDNFEWAWGLAKRFGIVRVDFDTLQRTPKASALWYAEVARSGSVTLD; encoded by the coding sequence ATGACCGAACTCACCTTCCCGCCCTCGTTCTCGTGGGGCACCGCCACCGCGGCCTACCAGATCGAGGGAGCCCGCCACGAGGGTGGCCGCCGCGACTCGATCTGGGACACCTTCGCCCACACCCCCGGCGCGGTGGTGAACGGCGACACCGGTGACGTCACCTGCGACCACTACCACCGCATGCCCTCCGACGTCGCGTTGATGGCCTCGCTCGGCCTCGACACGTACCGGTTCTCGGTCTCGTGGGCGCGCGTCTGCCCCGACGGCCGGACCCCCAACCCGGAAGGCCTCGACTTCTACGACCGCCTCGTCGACGAGCTCGTCGGGCGCGGCATCCGACCGTGGCTGACGCTCTACCACTGGGACCTCCCCCAGGCCCTCCAGGACCGGGGCGGCTGGACGAACCGCGACACGGCGTCGGCGTTCGCCGACTACGCCGGCGCGGTGCTGGACCGACTCGGCGACCGCGTGCCCGTCTGGACCACGCTCAACGAGCCGTGGTGCTCGTCGTTCCTGTCCTACGCGGCCGGCGAGCACGCGCCCGGCCACACTTCCCCGACCGAGGCCGTGGACGCCGCCCACCACCTGTTGCTGGGCCACGGCCTGGCCGTGCAGCGGATCCGCGCCGACCGACCCGACGTCACCGTCGGCATCACCACCAACCACACCGTCGCCGACCCGGCCGACCCGTCGAACCCGGCCGACGTCGACTCCGCCCGCCGCATCGACGGCGCGTTCAACCGCGTGTTCCTCGACCCCCTGTTCCGGGGCGAGTACCCCGCGGACGTGCTCGAGGACATGGCGGAGGCGGGGCTGGGTCGCGCGGCCCGTGACGGCGACTTCGCGGTCATCTCGTCGCCGATCGACGTGCTGGGCGTGAACTACTACAACGGTGTGGCAGTCGCCGGCGCTGTGCCGGGGGACGAGTCGCCGCTGGTGTTCGCCGGCCCGGGTGGGCTGCCCCGGCGCAGCCCCTACGTGGGCTCGGAACGCGTGCGGTTCGTCCCGCGCGGGCTGCCCGTCACCGCGATGGGGTGGGAGGTGCAACCCGAGGGCCTCACCCGCCTGCTCGTCCGGCTGCACGAGGAGTACACCGGTCCCGCCGGCGTCCGCCTGCACGTCACCGAGAACGGCGCCGCCTACGACGACGTCCCGGACGCCGCGGGCTTCGTCGACGACACCCACACCCGCCTCGCGTACGTGCGCGACCACCTCGCCGCGGTGCACGCCGCGATCGAGGCCGGCGCCGCCGTGGACGGGTACATGGTGTGGTCGATGCTGGACAACTTCGAGTGGGCGTGGGGCCTGGCCAAGCGATTCGGTATCGTTCGGGTCGACTTCGACACGCTCCAGCGGACCCCCAAGGCGTCCGCACTCTGGTACGCCGAGGTCGCACGGTCGGGAAGCGTCACCCTCGACTGA
- a CDS encoding carbohydrate ABC transporter permease yields MNSVAAIEQTAGRGAARAARRRLNRPQPGASGSSTAWGADRRPSWLSYVLLGLVLLISAYPLWFAVLLASSDAATIARNPIPSLIPQGRLLENIGRVISSDINFWPALWNSILVAVITAASVVIFSTLAGYSFAKLNFRGRGPLLVFVIATMAVPTQLGIVPLFIVMSKLGWVGQLQAVIVPGMVTAFGVFWMTQYLRDALPYELIEAARVDGCSMIRTFWHVALPAARPAAAMLALFTFVGSWTNFFWPFIVLGPTNPTLPVALQLLQASYFKDYSLIMAGVVVATIPLLLVFVVAGRHLVAGIMQGAVKG; encoded by the coding sequence ATGAACTCCGTCGCCGCCATCGAACAGACCGCCGGGCGCGGTGCCGCCCGCGCCGCCCGCCGTCGGTTGAACCGACCGCAGCCCGGGGCGTCCGGGAGCAGCACCGCGTGGGGCGCCGACCGCCGCCCGTCGTGGCTGTCCTACGTGCTGCTCGGCCTGGTCCTGCTGATCTCGGCCTACCCGCTGTGGTTCGCGGTGCTGCTGGCCAGTTCGGACGCCGCGACCATCGCCCGCAACCCGATCCCGTCGCTGATCCCCCAGGGCCGGCTGCTGGAGAACATCGGCCGGGTCATCTCCTCCGACATCAACTTCTGGCCGGCGCTGTGGAACTCGATCCTCGTCGCGGTGATCACCGCGGCGTCGGTGGTGATCTTCTCCACCCTGGCCGGTTACTCGTTCGCCAAGCTGAACTTCCGCGGCCGCGGGCCGCTGCTGGTGTTCGTCATCGCCACCATGGCCGTGCCGACCCAGCTGGGCATCGTGCCGCTGTTCATCGTGATGTCGAAGCTGGGCTGGGTCGGCCAGCTGCAGGCCGTCATCGTGCCCGGCATGGTCACCGCGTTCGGGGTGTTCTGGATGACCCAGTACCTCCGCGACGCCCTGCCGTACGAACTGATCGAGGCGGCACGGGTGGACGGCTGCTCGATGATTCGCACGTTCTGGCACGTCGCGCTGCCCGCCGCCCGCCCGGCCGCCGCGATGCTGGCCCTGTTCACCTTCGTCGGCTCGTGGACCAACTTCTTCTGGCCCTTCATCGTGCTGGGTCCCACGAACCCGACGCTGCCCGTGGCGCTGCAACTGCTGCAGGCGTCGTACTTCAAGGACTACTCGCTGATCATGGCGGGCGTCGTGGTGGCCACGATCCCGCTGCTGCTGGTCTTCGTCGTCGCTGGCCGACACCTCGTCGCCGGCATTATGCAAGGAGCTGTCAAGGGATGA
- a CDS encoding carbohydrate ABC transporter permease: MSSTTARQRLSRLDVRLSPYLYISPFFILFAVVGLYPLLYTAFVSVHDWHLIGGQGDFVGLKNYVDVLGQQRFGRALGNTFSIFLLSSVPQVIAAIAIAALLDANLRAKTFWRMGVLLPYVVAPVAVSLIFSKLFADQSGLVNTLLATIGIDPIGFHSDRLASHLAIATMVNFRWTGYNTLIFLAAMQAVPRDLYEAAIVDGASRWRQFWSVTVPMLRATIIFVVITSTIGGLQIFDEPRMYDTLGLGGADRQWMTMTMYLYELGWGAQKSFGRAAAVAWILFGIIIAIGLVNFLLTQRIASGDAPRRIRKGART, translated from the coding sequence ATGTCGAGCACCACAGCGCGCCAGCGGCTGTCCCGCCTGGACGTGCGCCTGTCGCCGTACCTCTACATCAGCCCCTTCTTCATCCTCTTCGCCGTCGTCGGCCTCTACCCGCTGCTCTACACGGCATTCGTCTCCGTGCACGACTGGCACCTCATCGGCGGCCAGGGGGACTTCGTCGGCCTGAAGAACTACGTCGACGTCCTGGGACAGCAACGCTTCGGCCGCGCCCTGGGCAACACCTTCTCCATCTTCCTGCTGTCGTCGGTCCCCCAGGTGATCGCCGCCATCGCGATCGCGGCCCTGCTCGACGCGAACCTGCGCGCGAAGACCTTCTGGCGCATGGGCGTCCTGCTGCCCTATGTGGTGGCACCGGTCGCGGTGTCGCTGATCTTCTCCAAGCTCTTCGCCGACCAGTCGGGGTTGGTGAACACGCTCCTGGCCACGATCGGCATCGACCCCATCGGCTTCCACTCCGACCGGCTCGCGTCGCACCTCGCGATCGCCACCATGGTCAACTTCCGCTGGACCGGCTACAACACCCTGATCTTCCTCGCCGCCATGCAGGCCGTGCCCCGGGACCTCTACGAGGCCGCGATCGTCGACGGGGCGTCGCGCTGGCGCCAGTTCTGGTCGGTCACCGTCCCGATGCTGCGCGCCACGATCATCTTCGTGGTCATCACCTCCACCATCGGCGGTCTGCAGATCTTCGACGAACCCCGCATGTACGACACGCTCGGCCTCGGCGGGGCGGACCGGCAGTGGATGACGATGACCATGTATCTCTACGAGCTCGGCTGGGGGGCGCAGAAGAGCTTCGGCCGTGCAGCCGCCGTCGCCTGGATCCTCTTCGGGATCATCATCGCGATCGGCCTGGTCAACTTCCTGCTCACCCAACGCATCGCCTCCGGGGACGCGCCCCGGCGAATCCGCAAGGGGGCCCGCACATGA
- a CDS encoding extracellular solute-binding protein, with the protein MHKSRIGALAAISALAITLSACGGANTGSTPAPGGSAAPATSDEKITLTVATFNEFGYEELVKEYTALNPNVIVEHKKAATADEARDNLNTRLAAGSGLADVEAIEVDWVPEMMQYADKFVDLKDDAVEGRWLDWKVEAATTPDGKLMGYGTDIGPEAICYRADLFEAAGLPSDRAEVAKLLDGGWDKYFTVGKDFVAKSDAAWFDAADGVFQGMINQIETPFENADGTPIPLGENTEIKKVYDQLITAAVTDDLSADLAQWSTDWSTAFQNDGFATMLCPGWMLGVIEGNAEGVEGWDIADVFPGGGGNWGGSYLTVPTQGAHPEEAKKLAAWLTAPEQQLKAFASKGTFPSQKEALASPELLNSTNAFFNDAPTGQILTNRANAVSVTPFKGPNYFAIRALTSDAINRADVDKTDDPEASWAKAVAAYDDLGLS; encoded by the coding sequence GTGCACAAGTCACGCATTGGGGCCCTCGCGGCGATCAGCGCCCTGGCCATCACCCTGTCCGCCTGCGGCGGGGCGAACACGGGGTCGACACCGGCCCCCGGCGGGAGCGCTGCGCCCGCGACGTCGGACGAGAAGATCACCCTGACCGTCGCCACCTTCAACGAGTTCGGTTACGAGGAGCTCGTCAAGGAGTACACGGCGCTCAACCCGAACGTGATCGTCGAGCACAAGAAGGCCGCGACCGCCGACGAGGCGCGCGACAACCTGAACACCCGTCTGGCCGCCGGTTCCGGGCTGGCCGACGTCGAGGCCATCGAGGTCGACTGGGTGCCCGAGATGATGCAGTACGCCGACAAGTTCGTCGACCTCAAGGACGACGCGGTCGAGGGCCGCTGGCTCGACTGGAAGGTGGAGGCCGCCACCACGCCCGACGGCAAGCTCATGGGCTACGGCACCGACATCGGCCCCGAGGCCATCTGCTACCGCGCCGACCTGTTCGAGGCCGCAGGCCTGCCCTCCGACCGCGCCGAAGTCGCCAAGCTGCTCGACGGCGGCTGGGACAAGTACTTCACCGTCGGCAAGGACTTCGTCGCCAAGAGCGACGCCGCCTGGTTCGACGCCGCCGACGGCGTGTTCCAGGGCATGATCAACCAGATCGAGACACCGTTCGAGAACGCCGACGGCACCCCGATCCCCCTCGGCGAGAACACCGAGATCAAGAAGGTCTACGACCAGCTGATCACCGCCGCGGTCACCGACGACCTCTCGGCCGACCTCGCGCAGTGGAGCACCGACTGGTCCACCGCCTTCCAGAACGACGGCTTCGCGACGATGCTCTGCCCGGGCTGGATGCTCGGCGTGATCGAGGGCAACGCCGAGGGCGTCGAGGGTTGGGACATCGCCGACGTCTTCCCCGGCGGCGGCGGCAACTGGGGCGGCTCGTACCTGACGGTGCCGACCCAGGGCGCGCACCCCGAGGAGGCCAAGAAGCTGGCCGCGTGGCTGACCGCCCCCGAGCAGCAGCTCAAGGCCTTCGCGTCCAAGGGCACCTTCCCCAGCCAGAAGGAGGCCCTCGCCTCCCCCGAGCTCCTCAACTCGACCAACGCGTTCTTCAACGACGCCCCCACCGGTCAGATCCTCACCAACCGCGCCAACGCCGTGTCGGTGACCCCCTTCAAGGGCCCGAACTACTTCGCGATCCGCGCGCTGACTTCTGACGCCATCAACCGCGCCGACGTCGACAAGACCGACGACCCCGAGGCCTCCTGGGCCAAGGCCGTCGCCGCCTACGACGACCTCGGCCTCAGCTGA
- a CDS encoding DNA/RNA helicase domain-containing protein: MSKERQKADLEPEDVTEIENRATQVVELGTQMRINSSEATLGWIRSLVGEGVVRNIPEDSYELTIADSATALYEAIKKHATEEEKGLSRLLATFDWDYSEKSPPAGGRWDVVVGDLRLPWNLQLEIDRAAKRRAKGLAWAEQPHTIDEVGSTFTIQGFDLNHAGVILGPSVTYREGRVVIDPTKSANRGATQHRTLRDGTKRKVGETLIRNELNVLLTRGVNGLHIYAVDDALREVLLRARKGLLSS, encoded by the coding sequence GTGAGCAAGGAGCGCCAGAAGGCCGACCTCGAGCCCGAAGACGTGACCGAGATCGAGAACAGAGCGACCCAAGTGGTCGAGTTGGGCACCCAGATGCGGATCAACTCCTCGGAAGCGACGCTTGGGTGGATTCGTTCCTTGGTAGGCGAAGGCGTCGTGAGGAACATCCCAGAGGACTCATATGAGCTCACCATCGCCGACTCCGCCACCGCACTGTACGAGGCGATCAAGAAGCACGCGACGGAGGAGGAGAAGGGACTGTCCCGACTCTTGGCGACGTTCGACTGGGACTACTCGGAGAAGTCTCCCCCGGCAGGTGGTCGTTGGGACGTGGTCGTGGGCGACCTGCGCCTGCCGTGGAACCTGCAACTGGAGATCGACCGCGCCGCGAAGAGGAGGGCCAAGGGACTGGCCTGGGCCGAGCAGCCGCACACCATCGACGAGGTGGGTTCTACCTTCACGATCCAAGGCTTCGACTTGAACCATGCCGGCGTCATCCTTGGGCCGTCGGTCACGTACCGCGAAGGACGTGTCGTGATCGACCCGACGAAGAGTGCGAACCGCGGAGCGACGCAGCATCGGACACTCCGCGACGGCACGAAGCGGAAGGTGGGCGAGACCCTGATCCGCAATGAGCTGAACGTCCTCCTGACCCGCGGCGTCAACGGGCTCCACATCTATGCGGTGGACGACGCCCTGCGCGAAGTCCTCCTCAGGGCCCGAAAGGGACTGCTCAGTTCCTGA
- a CDS encoding DEAD/DEAH box helicase, protein MNGFGALHPVVQHHIVNVLGWNGLRPLQEQSIGPVLAGRDAVLLAPTAGGKTEAAMFPLLTRMADESWTGTSVLYVCPLRALLNNLERRVDSYAAWLGRSAAVRHGDTSQGARRRMVVDRPDVLLTTPESIEAMLVSATLDPRVLLGDVRAVVVDEVHAFAGDDRGWHLLAVLERLAHLTGRPLQRIGLSATVGNPDALLQWLQGSNHATGVAAQVVSPAAGSTVASDLALDFVGSLSNAATVISRLHKGDKRLVFAESRRNVEQLGVRLTDLDVETFVSHSSLSASERHRSETAFAEARNCVIVATSTLELGIDVGDLDRVLQVGSPTTVASLLQRLGRTGRRSGTTRNMTVLATDEGELLRAAGLLLLWSEGFVESIDQTPQPTHIAAQQVIALALQEGQVGRATWQDWLGGLELAPSTTLGEIVATMLDRGLLDEDSGMLMVGPEAERRFGRRHFMEVMSVFTSDPQVTVLHGRVEIGTVDPMVLITKVQGPRRLALAGRSWSVTAVDWKRHKAYVEPAEGVGLARWLGTSIPLGRQLVDAMRRVLLGARPDGVVLTKRAQEALAALEIDLAPRVDLDRTVLLHDEDRTRWWTWAGGRANAVLSAALDDADPSLLDAEATYTNESIPLRTDAGAGELTAALDLARSRHGLGLNSVSPAITRRAVQDLKFAELLPEELAIRTLAARLSDHEGARTAAALEIVERFT, encoded by the coding sequence GTGAACGGGTTCGGGGCGCTCCACCCGGTCGTGCAGCACCACATTGTCAACGTGCTGGGCTGGAACGGCCTCCGGCCCCTGCAGGAGCAGTCGATCGGGCCCGTCCTCGCCGGCCGTGACGCCGTGCTCCTCGCACCCACCGCAGGCGGCAAGACGGAAGCTGCCATGTTCCCCCTCCTCACGCGCATGGCCGACGAGTCGTGGACCGGCACGTCCGTTCTCTACGTCTGTCCGCTCAGGGCGCTGCTGAACAACCTCGAGCGACGAGTGGATTCCTACGCCGCGTGGCTAGGCCGATCGGCAGCCGTCCGGCACGGGGACACGAGCCAAGGTGCCCGCCGTCGCATGGTGGTCGACCGTCCCGACGTCCTGCTGACCACACCCGAGTCCATCGAAGCGATGCTGGTGTCAGCCACGCTGGATCCCCGTGTCCTGTTGGGGGACGTCCGTGCCGTGGTCGTGGACGAGGTCCACGCGTTCGCCGGCGATGATCGTGGTTGGCACCTCTTGGCGGTCTTGGAGAGGTTGGCGCACCTCACGGGCCGCCCTTTGCAGCGGATCGGGCTGTCCGCGACGGTGGGCAACCCCGACGCACTCCTCCAGTGGCTGCAGGGCAGCAACCACGCCACTGGTGTGGCGGCACAGGTCGTTTCGCCTGCGGCCGGGAGCACGGTGGCGTCCGATCTCGCGTTGGACTTCGTGGGGTCGCTCAGCAATGCCGCGACGGTGATCTCGCGGCTCCACAAGGGAGATAAGCGGCTTGTCTTCGCGGAGTCACGTCGCAACGTCGAGCAGCTCGGGGTGCGGCTCACGGACCTGGACGTGGAGACCTTTGTCTCCCACTCCAGTCTCTCCGCGAGCGAACGACATCGGTCGGAGACAGCCTTCGCCGAGGCCCGCAACTGTGTGATCGTGGCCACCTCCACCCTCGAACTTGGGATCGACGTTGGAGACCTCGACCGGGTGCTTCAGGTGGGTTCCCCCACCACCGTCGCGTCCTTGCTCCAACGACTGGGACGCACCGGCCGCCGGTCGGGGACGACCCGCAACATGACAGTGCTGGCCACGGACGAGGGCGAACTGCTCCGAGCGGCAGGCCTTCTCCTGTTGTGGTCGGAGGGGTTCGTCGAGTCGATCGACCAGACGCCCCAGCCAACGCATATCGCCGCCCAGCAGGTGATCGCCCTCGCGCTCCAGGAAGGGCAGGTCGGCCGAGCAACGTGGCAGGACTGGCTCGGCGGGCTCGAGCTGGCCCCCAGCACCACCCTCGGCGAGATCGTGGCGACGATGCTGGACCGAGGTCTGTTGGACGAAGACTCCGGCATGCTGATGGTCGGGCCCGAGGCCGAGCGCCGCTTCGGACGCCGGCACTTCATGGAAGTCATGAGCGTGTTCACCTCGGATCCCCAGGTGACGGTGCTCCACGGGCGGGTGGAGATCGGAACAGTCGACCCCATGGTGCTCATCACGAAGGTGCAGGGACCGCGACGTTTGGCCCTGGCAGGACGCTCGTGGAGCGTGACGGCAGTCGACTGGAAGCGCCACAAGGCGTACGTGGAGCCTGCTGAGGGAGTGGGATTGGCCCGTTGGCTCGGCACGTCCATCCCGTTGGGCCGCCAACTCGTGGATGCGATGCGGCGCGTGCTGTTGGGCGCCCGACCCGACGGCGTCGTGCTCACGAAGCGCGCTCAAGAAGCCCTGGCCGCACTGGAGATCGACCTCGCCCCACGCGTGGACCTCGACCGAACCGTGCTGTTGCACGACGAGGACAGGACCCGTTGGTGGACCTGGGCAGGTGGCCGCGCGAATGCTGTCCTCTCCGCCGCCCTGGATGATGCGGACCCGTCCCTTCTCGACGCGGAGGCCACCTACACCAACGAGTCCATTCCCCTGCGCACAGATGCCGGCGCAGGCGAGCTCACCGCCGCTCTCGACCTCGCTCGCTCCCGGCATGGACTTGGACTCAACAGCGTTTCGCCTGCCATCACCCGCAGGGCCGTTCAGGACCTGAAGTTCGCTGAACTCCTGCCCGAGGAACTCGCGATCCGAACCTTGGCGGCGCGCCTGTCGGACCACGAAGGGGCACGAACGGCCGCCGCGCTGGAGATCGTGGAGAGGTTCACCTGA
- the brxD gene encoding BREX system ATP-binding protein BrxD has translation MDSVSPRRRREVIDALRRGTVPANGLDLLAVGLTPFESALGAELESVSGGAAVFKAVRGEYGSGKTFFTRHLAERALRQGWATAEVQISETETPLHRLETVYRRITESLRTATVPPSAFRSVLDGWLFTLESDAIANEPGLQHSDLSLGQAVDRLMDTRLAEVSSKTPAFAQALRGYRSASLSGDPATADGLAAWLGGQPHVAASSKRTAGIRGDLDHFGAMAFLQGLLAVLKDAGHPGLLVVLDEVETLQRVRGDVRDKALNALRQLIDEVDSDRYPGLYLVITGTPAFFEGPSGLKRLPPLAQRLHTDFTTDSRFDNPRAVQVRLTGFTKERLVELGTKVRDLYASGTEHGDRIRSTVDDAYVGDLASAVAGSLGGSIGVAPRVFLKKLVGEVLDRVDQFADFDPRIHYALTLSQDELTDVELNASRAASDLDSIDLEL, from the coding sequence ATGGATTCGGTCTCGCCTCGACGGCGTCGCGAGGTCATCGACGCCCTGCGGCGCGGCACCGTGCCCGCCAATGGCTTGGATCTCCTTGCGGTCGGGCTGACCCCCTTCGAGTCGGCTCTGGGTGCTGAGCTGGAGTCGGTCTCCGGTGGCGCGGCTGTCTTCAAGGCCGTCCGCGGGGAATATGGTTCCGGCAAGACCTTCTTCACTCGCCACCTGGCCGAGCGAGCGCTTCGTCAAGGGTGGGCCACGGCCGAGGTGCAGATCAGCGAGACGGAGACCCCGCTCCACCGTCTGGAGACCGTCTACCGTCGCATCACCGAGTCCCTGCGAACGGCCACCGTCCCTCCGAGTGCCTTTCGCTCGGTGCTCGATGGCTGGCTCTTCACCCTCGAGTCCGACGCCATCGCAAACGAGCCCGGCCTCCAACACTCCGACCTTTCGCTGGGGCAGGCCGTCGACCGTCTCATGGACACACGCCTGGCGGAGGTCTCCAGCAAGACCCCAGCGTTCGCGCAGGCCCTGCGCGGGTACCGTTCGGCCTCCCTGTCGGGTGACCCCGCGACGGCTGACGGGCTCGCCGCGTGGTTGGGTGGGCAGCCCCATGTGGCCGCCTCCTCCAAGCGCACCGCAGGCATCCGAGGCGATTTGGACCACTTCGGGGCCATGGCCTTCCTCCAAGGCCTGCTCGCCGTCCTGAAGGACGCGGGCCACCCGGGCCTGCTCGTGGTGCTCGACGAGGTGGAGACGCTCCAGCGAGTGCGAGGGGATGTCCGGGACAAAGCTCTGAACGCGCTGCGCCAGCTCATCGACGAGGTTGACTCCGATCGCTATCCGGGCCTGTACCTGGTCATCACCGGAACACCGGCCTTCTTCGAAGGCCCGTCAGGTCTGAAGCGGCTCCCGCCTCTCGCCCAGCGCCTCCACACCGACTTCACGACGGACTCCCGGTTCGACAATCCACGCGCCGTCCAGGTACGCCTCACCGGGTTCACCAAAGAGCGTCTCGTCGAGCTGGGTACCAAGGTTCGCGACCTGTACGCGAGCGGCACCGAGCACGGCGACCGCATCCGTAGCACCGTCGACGACGCGTACGTGGGTGACCTCGCATCAGCCGTGGCTGGCTCGTTGGGCGGCAGCATCGGGGTTGCTCCTCGGGTGTTCCTCAAGAAGCTGGTGGGCGAGGTCCTCGACAGGGTCGACCAGTTCGCGGACTTCGACCCGCGCATCCATTACGCCCTCACGCTGTCGCAGGATGAGCTCACGGACGTGGAGCTGAACGCCTCACGTGCGGCGTCCGACCTCGATTCGATCGACCTGGAACTCTGA